Genomic DNA from Streptomyces sp. NBC_01571:
AGGCGCAATCCGGGGCCGGTCATCGAATCCGTCGTGCACTGGGCCCGTACGCACGGGACCGAAGTACTGGGCCTGCCGGACGAGGTGGGGCGCATCGCCTGCAGCGCCGTGGCCGTGCCGGGCGACGAACTGGTGGCCCGGGCCGGTCTGATCGTCAGTCTCGGAGGTGACGGAACCATGCTCCGCGCCATGCGGCTGCTCTCCGGCTCCGCGACCCCGGTGCTCGGCGTCAACCTGGGCCGGCTGGGTTTCCTCGCCGAGATCGACGTCGATGACCTGGCATTGGCGCTGGACCGCATCGACAGCGGCCGCTTCACCACCGAGGCCCGGATGGCCGTACGGACCCGCCTGCCGGACGGGCGCGAGTTCCGGGCGTTCAACGACATCGCCCTCGTCCGGGTGCCGGGCCACGGAATGGCCGCCATCTCCATCAGTCTCCAGGGGGACGAGTTCATCCGTTACGCCGCCGACGCCCTCGTGGTCGCCACCTCGACCGGATCGACGGCGTACAGCTTCGCCGCGGGCGGCCCGATCCTCTCGCCCAGGGTGGAGGCCATCCTCGTCGTACCGGCCAGCGCGCACTCGTCGTTCGACCGGGCACTCGTCCTGCCGGCGGACGAGGAGGTGGTGCTCGAACTGCTGCCCACGACAGGGCGGTTGGCGGTCGAGGTGGACGGCGAAGTGGTCGAGTACCTCGATGCGGGTGATCGGATCACCGTGACGGCCTGCCCCGCGGTGGCTCATGTGGTGCGCCTCGGTGGCACGACGTTCTACCAGCGGG
This window encodes:
- a CDS encoding NAD(+)/NADH kinase; its protein translation is MGQIGSIGLILHPRRNPGPVIESVVHWARTHGTEVLGLPDEVGRIACSAVAVPGDELVARAGLIVSLGGDGTMLRAMRLLSGSATPVLGVNLGRLGFLAEIDVDDLALALDRIDSGRFTTEARMAVRTRLPDGREFRAFNDIALVRVPGHGMAAISISLQGDEFIRYAADALVVATSTGSTAYSFAAGGPILSPRVEAILVVPASAHSSFDRALVLPADEEVVLELLPTTGRLAVEVDGEVVEYLDAGDRITVTACPAVAHVVRLGGTTFYQRARRKLGIRGSLEAGHLHPDDHVDFALHADMAEIADVADVADTAEL